Below is a window of Longimicrobiaceae bacterium DNA.
GCGGGCGCGCCCCAGTCCTCCCGCACCCGCACGCTCCGCGGGTCCAGCGCCTCCACGACCGTCCCGCGGAGCGCGCTGCTGCTCAGCACCTTCGCGCGCCGGAGCCGCCCCTGCGGGTCGCGCGCCAGGCAGTCCGTGAAGGTGCCGCCGGTGTCGATCCAGACCTGCCAGGGGGATGGCTCGGGCATGCGGGAAGAGTGCGGGAGTGCGAAGTGCGAAGTGCGAAGTGCGAAGCGGCCAGGGTTCGGCTCCGCCCCAGCGGCATCAGAGGAGCCGCCGGAGCACGTAGAGTATCAGGCCGACCAGGGCGGATACAAGCAGGGTGGAGGCGAGGGGGAAGTAGACCCGGGTGTGCTCCCCCTCCCAGCGGAAGTCCCCAGGGAGGCGGCCGAGCCATCCCAGGCCGCCGTACATCAACAGGAGGCCGATCAGCACCGCCGCGATCCCGGCGGCGACGACCAGCAGCCCGAGCGTGCGCGAATCCATGCAGGCCATGGTGAAGTGCAAACGAATCGCGCCGGGCACCCCCGGAGGGCGCCCGGCGCGGGAACGGCCGCCCGGGGGCTGCTACCTGGGCGGGTTCACGTCCACGTCGGGCGTGACGACGGTCTGCGTGTCGGTGGTCACGTCCACGTCCGCGGCGTCCACGTCGTACGCCGGCGCCTGTCCGCCCTTGACGTCCACGTCCGGCAGCTCGCCCTCCTGCGTCTGCTCGGCGGTGCACCCGCCGATCACCAGCCCGGCCGCAAGCACCGGGACCCAGAAAAGCCTCTTGGCGCGCATGTATCGTCTCCTGTCTGTGAATCACGAACGAGCCTCTCGGACCCGCGGCAGTGCAACTGGTGTGCCTGAACGGGT
It encodes the following:
- a CDS encoding hydantoinase/oxoprolinase N-terminal domain-containing protein; the encoded protein is MPEPSPWQVWIDTGGTFTDCLARDPQGRLRRAKVLSSSALRGTVVEALDPRSVRVREDWGAPAGLVRGFAFRVLGAGGAVPVDEYDPAEGVMRLAEPIPEPAPGAAFEVRSPEE
- a CDS encoding DUF2905 domain-containing protein, whose amino-acid sequence is MDSRTLGLLVVAAGIAAVLIGLLLMYGGLGWLGRLPGDFRWEGEHTRVYFPLASTLLVSALVGLILYVLRRLL